One Rhizobiales bacterium GAS188 DNA window includes the following coding sequences:
- a CDS encoding Pimeloyl-ACP methyl ester carboxylesterase yields MSDPERTRLDVGEAAERRAIAVLSRPGEGSPVIWLGGFKSDMASTKAGYLDAWAERKGRPFLRFDYSGHGQSEGRFEDGTIGRWLDETLAVITSCVSRRPILVGSSMGGWIALLASLRLMSEPLANVNPQLRPAGLVLIAPAVDFTEELMWKQLPDEARRDIEEKGLWLRPSAYSPEPYAITRQLIEEGRRHLLLGGPIQIGCPVHILQGMRDPDVPWRHALTLMEHLADEQGVITLINDGDHRLSREEDLVRLVAAIEGIEAA; encoded by the coding sequence ATGTCTGATCCAGAGCGGACGAGGCTCGATGTGGGCGAGGCCGCCGAGCGGCGCGCCATCGCGGTGCTGTCGCGGCCGGGCGAAGGCTCGCCCGTTATCTGGCTCGGCGGTTTCAAATCGGACATGGCCTCGACCAAGGCCGGCTATCTCGATGCCTGGGCCGAGCGCAAAGGGCGGCCATTCCTGCGCTTCGACTATTCGGGCCATGGCCAGTCCGAGGGACGTTTCGAGGACGGCACGATCGGGCGCTGGCTCGACGAGACCCTGGCGGTGATCACAAGCTGCGTGTCGCGCCGTCCCATCCTGGTCGGATCCTCGATGGGCGGCTGGATCGCCCTGCTGGCGAGCTTGCGCCTGATGAGCGAGCCCTTGGCGAACGTGAATCCGCAGCTGCGTCCGGCCGGCCTCGTCCTCATTGCGCCCGCCGTCGACTTCACCGAGGAGCTGATGTGGAAGCAGCTTCCCGACGAGGCGCGACGCGATATCGAGGAGAAGGGCTTGTGGCTGCGCCCTTCGGCCTATTCGCCTGAACCCTATGCGATCACGCGCCAACTGATCGAGGAGGGTCGTCGCCATCTCCTGCTCGGCGGCCCGATCCAGATCGGTTGCCCGGTGCATATCCTGCAGGGCATGCGCGATCCGGACGTGCCCTGGCGCCATGCCCTGACGCTGATGGAGCATCTCGCCGACGAGCAGGGCGTCATCACCCTGATCAATGATGGCGACCATCGGCTGTCGCGCGAGGAGGATCTGGTGCGGCTCGTCGCGGCGATCGAAGGCATCGAGGCGGCCTGA
- a CDS encoding Murein L,D-transpeptidase YafK — MLRMPGRFAVTALAFGLLTACGDPEYRASNARHWVPLTPQLLAAMQEKGMKKDDPVLIRTYKQEAEFEVWKKDTSGRYALLKTFPMCRWSGQLGPKHKEGDRQAPEGYYAITPAQMNPNSNYHLSYDIGYPNAYDRAHGGTGSYLMVHGDCSSAGCYSMTDQQIEEIYALVREAHSGGEKAVQMQAFPFRFTPENLARHRLDPNMAFWRNLKEGADRFAITGQEPKVSVCNARYSFDRTARPGEQTACGAEADTELANQVAEKERADSAEVAALVAKGTPAVRLAYDDGGQNPAFRYKVAETSRPEAISEGPTVQLMDAKGAVTKVALRAKGFDETSIAAAVKDVGSPVTTTTMVATASGGETKSAAMTVASVGASAVSGGSAATVANAGAAPSNATVIARRDANPANDARTAVTAFAAAPATTIAATPNKDAPLYQRLLARLPFTGSDSSPVQNQTTDANQQQALDPAAPLPPVRPTMLKKASGQHISPPQADTSPQAGLVPGISLFSSHAIFATLPSFLKGSAATAPTTVTGFAPLAR, encoded by the coding sequence ATGTTGCGCATGCCCGGTCGCTTCGCTGTCACCGCATTGGCCTTTGGCCTCCTGACCGCCTGCGGCGATCCGGAATACCGCGCTTCGAATGCGCGCCACTGGGTCCCGCTCACGCCCCAGCTCCTCGCCGCCATGCAGGAGAAGGGGATGAAGAAGGACGATCCGGTCCTGATCCGCACCTATAAGCAGGAAGCCGAATTCGAGGTCTGGAAGAAGGATACCAGCGGCCGCTACGCGCTGTTGAAGACCTTCCCGATGTGTCGCTGGTCCGGCCAGCTCGGCCCCAAGCACAAGGAAGGGGACCGGCAGGCGCCCGAGGGCTATTACGCGATCACGCCTGCGCAGATGAATCCCAACTCCAACTACCATCTCTCCTACGATATCGGCTACCCGAACGCCTATGACCGGGCTCATGGCGGCACCGGCTCCTATCTGATGGTGCATGGCGATTGCTCGTCGGCCGGCTGCTATTCGATGACGGACCAACAGATCGAGGAGATCTATGCGCTGGTGCGCGAGGCGCATTCGGGCGGCGAGAAGGCCGTGCAGATGCAGGCCTTCCCGTTCCGCTTCACGCCCGAGAATCTGGCGCGCCATCGCCTCGATCCCAACATGGCCTTCTGGCGAAACCTGAAGGAAGGCGCCGACCGTTTCGCGATCACCGGGCAAGAGCCCAAGGTCAGCGTCTGCAATGCCCGCTACTCCTTCGATCGCACCGCGCGCCCCGGCGAACAGACGGCTTGCGGCGCCGAGGCGGATACCGAGCTCGCCAATCAGGTGGCCGAGAAGGAGCGTGCGGATAGCGCGGAGGTCGCCGCGCTCGTCGCCAAGGGCACGCCGGCGGTCAGGCTCGCCTATGATGATGGCGGCCAGAACCCGGCTTTCCGTTACAAGGTCGCCGAGACCAGCCGCCCCGAGGCGATCTCCGAGGGACCGACCGTCCAGCTCATGGATGCCAAGGGGGCGGTGACCAAGGTCGCGCTCCGTGCCAAGGGCTTCGACGAGACGTCGATCGCCGCGGCCGTGAAGGATGTCGGCTCACCGGTCACCACGACGACCATGGTGGCGACCGCCAGCGGTGGCGAAACCAAGTCCGCCGCCATGACGGTCGCTTCAGTCGGTGCGTCCGCCGTCTCAGGTGGCTCGGCCGCGACCGTCGCCAATGCCGGTGCTGCGCCCTCGAATGCGACCGTCATTGCGCGGCGCGATGCGAACCCGGCAAATGATGCGCGCACCGCCGTCACGGCCTTTGCGGCGGCGCCCGCCACGACGATCGCCGCAACGCCCAACAAGGACGCGCCTCTCTATCAGAGGCTCCTGGCGCGGTTGCCGTTCACCGGCTCCGATTCGTCGCCGGTCCAGAACCAGACCACCGACGCCAACCAGCAGCAGGCGCTCGATCCGGCCGCCCCGCTGCCGCCGGTACGGCCCACCATGCTGAAGAAGGCTTCGGGCCAGCATATCTCCCCGCCGCAGGCCGATACCTCGCCGCAGGCCGGCCTGGTGCCGGGCATCAGCCTGTTCTCGTCGCATGCGATCTTCGCCACGCTGCCCTCCTTCCTGAAGGGCTCGGCCGCCACCGCGCCGACGACGGTGACCGGTTTCGCGCCTCTCGCTCGTTGA
- a CDS encoding acetyl-CoA carboxylase carboxyltransferase subunit alpha, which yields MRAYLDFEKPVAELEAKIDELRSVDMPKSGDLGDEIGRLEGRAADALREVYAQLSAWQKMQVARHPQRPHCLDFVKGLIDDFTPLAGDRKFGEDEAIICGLGRFRGESVCLIGQEKGATTDSRLKHNFGMARPEGYRKAARVMELADRFSLPVLAFIDTAGAFPGIDAEERGQAEAIARSTDACLALGAPNIALIIGEGGSGGAVALATANRALMLEHAIYSVISPEGAASILWRDSGRAQEAASSMRITAQDLLRLGVIDSIVPEPLGGAHRDPDAAVASAGDALASALEQLRGLDGAALRSQRADKFLAIGRRL from the coding sequence ATGCGGGCCTATCTCGACTTTGAAAAGCCGGTTGCGGAACTCGAAGCCAAAATCGACGAGCTGCGTTCCGTCGACATGCCGAAAAGCGGCGATCTCGGCGACGAGATCGGTCGTTTGGAGGGCAGGGCGGCGGACGCTTTGAGGGAGGTGTATGCCCAGCTCTCCGCCTGGCAGAAGATGCAGGTGGCGCGTCATCCGCAGCGGCCCCATTGCCTCGACTTCGTCAAAGGGCTGATCGACGATTTCACGCCGCTCGCCGGCGACCGCAAATTCGGCGAGGACGAGGCCATCATCTGCGGGCTTGGACGATTTCGCGGCGAATCCGTCTGCCTCATCGGCCAGGAGAAGGGGGCGACGACCGATTCGCGGCTCAAGCACAATTTTGGCATGGCCCGGCCCGAGGGCTACCGCAAGGCGGCGCGCGTCATGGAGCTCGCCGACCGCTTCTCGCTGCCGGTGTTGGCCTTCATCGACACGGCCGGAGCCTTTCCGGGGATCGATGCCGAGGAACGCGGCCAGGCCGAGGCCATTGCCCGCTCGACCGACGCTTGCCTCGCGCTCGGCGCGCCGAATATCGCCCTGATTATCGGAGAGGGCGGCTCGGGTGGTGCGGTGGCGCTGGCGACCGCCAACCGCGCCCTGATGCTGGAACATGCGATCTACAGCGTCATTTCGCCCGAAGGGGCGGCCTCGATCCTGTGGCGCGACAGCGGCCGCGCCCAGGAAGCGGCCTCCAGCATGCGAATCACGGCGCAGGACCTGCTCAGGCTCGGCGTCATCGACTCCATCGTGCCCGAGCCGCTCGGCGGAGCCCATCGCGATCCGGATGCCGCGGTGGCGTCCGCAGGAGATGCCCTCGCTTCCGCACTCGAACAGCTGCGCGGACTGGACGGTGCTGCCTTGCGTTCGCAGCGGGCCGACAAGTTCCTGGCGATTGGACGGCGCCTCTGA
- a CDS encoding DnaJ-class molecular chaperone with C-terminal Zn finger domain translates to MRDPYQVLGVNRTASEAEIKKAFRRLAKQHHPDRNKEDPKAKDKFAELNAAYEIVGDKDKRGRFDRGEIDAEGKDRFQGFAPGGRGGFRQGADGSEHFSFDFGGAGARSAPGGASGMEDIIAELFGRGAGAGQAGGRAQRRGARGADVTFDMEVTLDEVAKGGKRRVALATGREIEVTIPAGIEAGKQIRLRGLGEPGQFGGEAGDALITVRYHPHPIFEVDGKDLRAFVDVPLEDAVLGGALRVPTLGGAVEMKIPAGTQGGKTLRLKGKGLALKSGTGDLLVRLSIQIPTDDQELEALMRRRRDAAATKP, encoded by the coding sequence ATGCGCGATCCCTATCAGGTCCTGGGCGTCAATCGCACCGCCAGCGAGGCCGAGATCAAGAAGGCGTTCCGGCGCCTCGCGAAGCAGCATCACCCCGATCGGAACAAGGAAGATCCGAAAGCGAAAGACAAATTTGCCGAGCTGAACGCGGCCTATGAGATCGTCGGCGACAAGGATAAGCGCGGCCGGTTCGATCGCGGCGAGATCGACGCCGAGGGCAAGGACCGCTTCCAGGGCTTCGCGCCCGGAGGCCGTGGGGGATTCCGCCAGGGAGCGGACGGCTCCGAGCACTTCTCCTTCGATTTCGGCGGCGCGGGAGCGCGTTCCGCTCCGGGCGGCGCCTCGGGCATGGAAGACATCATCGCCGAATTGTTCGGGCGGGGCGCAGGCGCCGGCCAGGCGGGCGGTCGTGCCCAGAGGCGCGGCGCACGCGGCGCTGACGTCACCTTCGACATGGAGGTCACGCTCGATGAGGTCGCCAAGGGCGGCAAGCGCCGGGTCGCGCTCGCGACCGGACGCGAGATCGAGGTCACGATCCCGGCCGGCATCGAGGCCGGCAAGCAAATCAGGCTGCGCGGATTGGGCGAACCGGGCCAGTTCGGAGGCGAGGCGGGCGACGCCCTGATCACGGTCCGCTACCATCCTCACCCGATCTTCGAGGTTGACGGCAAGGATCTTCGCGCCTTCGTCGATGTGCCGCTCGAGGATGCGGTGCTGGGCGGAGCGCTCAGGGTGCCGACGCTCGGCGGGGCGGTCGAGATGAAGATCCCGGCCGGCACGCAAGGCGGCAAGACGCTGCGCCTGAAGGGCAAGGGGCTGGCACTCAAATCCGGAACCGGTGACCTCCTGGTGCGCCTCAGCATCCAGATCCCGACCGACGACCAGGAGCTCGAGGCGCTGATGCGCCGGCGGCGCGACGCTGCGGCCACGAAACCCTGA
- a CDS encoding Transglycosylase SLT domain-containing protein, with translation MSRRAPLAGLALAASLLFDGSPPLRAEPQSLQEMDKLAQGLVAQDLAAAGFPVRYRHGRALYREVVKAAAERAGLPAEIVDAVIRTESGYDPNVTGTVGEVGLMQVRPSTARLLGFTGTLEEMREPHANIALGVAYLAGAWRLANGDICTAVMKYRAGHGETRFSARSIDYCLRVRSYLAEANYPVTGEVPSPSFGFIDTGPRWGFGTGSVAAARRLASHRKLRSRVAWRSYDQQMKTLDARARSSMSIIMR, from the coding sequence TTGAGCCGGCGGGCGCCGCTCGCGGGCCTGGCTCTCGCCGCGAGCCTTCTTTTCGACGGCTCGCCGCCGCTGCGGGCCGAGCCGCAGTCCCTGCAGGAAATGGATAAGCTCGCTCAGGGCTTGGTCGCTCAAGACTTGGCGGCCGCAGGGTTCCCGGTGCGCTATCGCCATGGGCGGGCGCTCTATCGGGAGGTGGTGAAGGCGGCCGCCGAACGGGCCGGCCTTCCGGCAGAGATCGTCGATGCCGTGATCAGGACCGAAAGCGGCTATGATCCGAACGTGACGGGCACGGTCGGCGAGGTCGGCCTGATGCAGGTGCGACCCTCGACGGCGCGGCTTCTCGGCTTCACCGGCACGCTCGAGGAGATGCGCGAGCCCCATGCCAATATCGCGCTCGGCGTCGCTTATCTCGCCGGCGCCTGGCGCCTCGCGAACGGCGATATCTGCACCGCGGTGATGAAATATCGCGCCGGCCATGGCGAGACGCGTTTCTCGGCGCGCTCGATCGATTATTGCCTGCGGGTGCGCTCCTATCTGGCGGAAGCCAATTATCCGGTGACCGGCGAGGTGCCGAGCCCGAGCTTCGGCTTCATCGACACGGGGCCGAGATGGGGTTTCGGCACCGGCTCGGTCGCGGCGGCGAGGCGGCTCGCCTCGCATCGCAAGCTTCGGAGCCGGGTCGCCTGGCGGAGCTACGACCAGCAGATGAAGACCCTGGACGCACGGGCCCGGTCCAGCATGTCGATCATCATGCGCTGA
- a CDS encoding acid phosphatase (class A) yields MQSRQNDQSCDVRVCPCDHQGEAKALGRAAAAGRCLFACFLLLLSGTNGVSAREASAAPEISLTAVLGEPPAPHSPQDEADRAAVIAAVASRSPERQQQAVLDAEATIARFLEGMDVHLPKKSAHYARKFFARTQDQLEEGLKPAKDMFHRPRPFVDNPGLQPCEPEPRSKGSFPSSHAGTGTLFALLLEEEFPKLKDTLERRGEDFGYSRVVCGFHYPSDVEAGRKAGKALADALLADPKFRRHLDRATSEIRDVIGQ; encoded by the coding sequence ATGCAGAGTCGGCAAAACGACCAAAGCTGCGATGTCCGGGTGTGCCCCTGCGATCACCAGGGAGAAGCCAAGGCTCTGGGCCGAGCCGCGGCTGCGGGGCGGTGCCTCTTCGCCTGCTTCCTCCTGCTTCTGTCCGGCACGAACGGTGTTTCGGCGCGCGAAGCAAGCGCCGCCCCGGAAATTTCGCTCACCGCCGTTCTCGGCGAGCCTCCGGCCCCGCATTCGCCGCAGGACGAGGCCGATCGCGCCGCCGTGATCGCGGCCGTCGCCAGCCGCAGCCCCGAGCGTCAACAACAGGCGGTCCTCGACGCGGAGGCGACCATCGCCCGCTTTCTCGAGGGCATGGACGTACATCTTCCGAAGAAAAGCGCGCATTATGCGCGTAAATTCTTCGCGCGCACCCAGGACCAGCTGGAGGAAGGCCTGAAACCGGCCAAGGACATGTTCCACCGGCCACGCCCCTTCGTGGACAATCCGGGGCTTCAGCCCTGCGAGCCGGAACCGAGAAGCAAGGGCTCCTTTCCCTCATCCCATGCCGGCACCGGAACGCTGTTTGCCCTGCTGCTCGAGGAAGAGTTCCCCAAGCTGAAGGACACGCTCGAACGCCGCGGGGAGGATTTCGGCTATAGCCGCGTCGTGTGCGGCTTTCACTATCCGAGCGATGTCGAGGCCGGGCGCAAGGCCGGCAAGGCGCTGGCGGATGCGTTGCTTGCCGACCCGAAATTCCGGCGCCATCTCGACCGAGCGACCAGTGAAATCCGCGACGTGATCGGACAGTAG
- a CDS encoding short chain enoyl-CoA hydratase produces MTYETIVVESHTLASGDKVGVIKLNRPQALNALNSELVREVNEALDRFEADPQLGCSIITGSEKAFAAGADIKEMQEKSYPATYLEDFITSWDRVASRRKPIIAAVAGFALGGGCELAMMCDIIIAADNAKFGQPEIKLGVMPGSGGTQRLTRIVGKAKAMDLVLTGRMMDATEAERSGLVARIVPLAELMTEAMKTAEAIAVLSLPIVMMAKESVNRAYETTLAEGIRFERRVFHAMFATKDQKEGMAAFVAKRPASFTDS; encoded by the coding sequence ATGACCTATGAGACGATCGTCGTCGAGAGCCACACGCTTGCGAGCGGCGACAAGGTCGGCGTGATCAAGCTCAATCGGCCGCAGGCGCTGAACGCCCTGAACTCGGAGCTGGTGCGCGAGGTCAACGAAGCGCTCGACCGCTTCGAGGCCGATCCGCAACTGGGCTGCAGCATCATCACCGGCTCCGAGAAAGCGTTCGCGGCTGGCGCCGACATCAAGGAGATGCAGGAGAAATCCTATCCGGCAACCTATCTCGAGGATTTCATCACCTCATGGGACCGGGTCGCCTCGCGCCGCAAGCCGATCATCGCGGCGGTCGCCGGCTTCGCGCTCGGAGGCGGCTGCGAGCTCGCCATGATGTGCGACATCATCATCGCGGCCGACAACGCCAAATTCGGCCAGCCCGAGATCAAGCTCGGCGTCATGCCGGGATCCGGCGGCACGCAGAGGCTGACGCGCATCGTCGGCAAGGCGAAAGCCATGGACCTCGTCTTGACCGGTCGGATGATGGATGCGACCGAGGCCGAGCGCTCGGGCCTCGTGGCGCGCATCGTGCCGCTGGCCGAGCTGATGACCGAGGCGATGAAGACGGCCGAAGCCATTGCGGTCCTGTCGCTGCCGATCGTCATGATGGCCAAGGAAAGCGTCAACCGCGCCTATGAGACAACGCTCGCCGAAGGCATCCGCTTCGAGCGGCGCGTCTTCCACGCCATGTTCGCGACGAAGGACCAGAAGGAAGGCATGGCGGCCTTCGTCGCCAAGCGCCCGGCTTCCTTCACGGATAGCTGA
- a CDS encoding asparaginase, with product MADPILVEITRGNLVESAHRGALAVVDSEGREVMALGDVERAIFPRSAVKALQALPLIETGAADRYGLNVAELALACSSHSGEPRHAETAASMLTKAGRDLSCLECGTHWPSNEQAARGLAAEGRVPSALHNNCSGKHSGFICVACATDVDPKGYVGQDHAVQRRIKTILEEMMGIKLSDASRAVDGCSIPTYATPLSALARAFARFGSGATLSQDRAAAARRLREAVAAEPFMVAGTGRFDAVVMQALGAKAFTKTGAEGVYCAALPEQGLGIAVKCDDGGGRAAEAVMASLILAFVSFPTSSARSWLPSPTSRSSIGTASRREGCGRGGTLWRRPKVQAAEFVALW from the coding sequence ATGGCCGATCCGATCCTGGTCGAAATCACGCGCGGCAACCTGGTCGAGAGCGCCCATCGCGGCGCCCTCGCGGTTGTCGACAGCGAGGGGCGCGAGGTGATGGCGCTCGGCGATGTCGAGCGGGCGATCTTTCCGCGCTCGGCCGTCAAGGCGTTGCAGGCGCTGCCTCTGATCGAGACGGGCGCGGCCGACCGTTACGGCTTGAACGTGGCGGAGCTCGCGCTTGCCTGCTCGTCCCACTCCGGCGAGCCACGCCATGCGGAGACGGCGGCCTCGATGCTCACCAAGGCAGGGCGCGACCTGTCCTGCCTCGAATGCGGCACGCATTGGCCCTCGAACGAGCAGGCAGCGCGCGGCCTCGCCGCCGAGGGGCGCGTGCCGTCGGCGCTGCACAATAATTGCTCGGGCAAGCATTCGGGCTTCATCTGCGTCGCCTGCGCCACCGATGTCGACCCGAAGGGATATGTGGGGCAAGACCATGCCGTGCAGCGGCGCATCAAGACGATCCTCGAAGAGATGATGGGGATCAAGCTGTCGGACGCCTCACGTGCCGTCGATGGATGCTCCATTCCGACCTATGCGACCCCGCTCTCGGCGCTGGCGCGCGCCTTCGCCCGGTTCGGCTCCGGCGCGACCTTGTCGCAGGATCGCGCCGCGGCGGCCAGGCGCCTCAGGGAGGCGGTCGCGGCCGAGCCCTTCATGGTCGCCGGCACCGGCCGCTTCGATGCGGTCGTGATGCAGGCTCTCGGCGCCAAAGCATTCACCAAGACCGGGGCCGAGGGCGTTTATTGCGCCGCTTTGCCGGAGCAAGGGCTCGGCATTGCGGTCAAATGCGACGATGGCGGAGGCCGGGCCGCGGAGGCGGTGATGGCCTCGCTGATCTTGGCCTTCGTCAGCTTTCCGACGAGCAGCGCGCGGTCGTGGCTGCCTTCGCCGACAAGCCGATCGTCAATTGGAACGGCATCGAGACGGGAAGGTTGCGGGCGAGGCGGGACCTTGTGGCGCCGGCCAAAGGTGCAAGCAGCTGAGTTTGTCGCCCTATGGTGA
- a CDS encoding Methyltransferase domain-containing protein, with protein sequence MALDVIDLQTFYGSPVGQVARRILSARLRSIWPDLRGQALAGIGYANAYLAIFRDEAERTLALMPASQGVTIWPRTGPSASALVDPFLLPLSDDSLDRVIIVHALEVCGNPRELLSEIWQTLKPGGRIIVIAPNRRGLWARLDTTPFGQGQPFSRAQLTGLLREALFTPELWTEALFVPPLNRALVLRSAVAFERTGHALSLPFAGIHLIEAVKQVYRVLPVSPARKSRARLVPTLAPTRVSTG encoded by the coding sequence ATGGCGCTCGATGTCATCGATCTCCAGACCTTCTATGGCAGTCCCGTGGGCCAGGTGGCGCGGCGCATCCTGTCGGCGCGGCTGCGCTCGATCTGGCCCGATCTGCGCGGCCAGGCGCTGGCCGGCATCGGCTACGCGAACGCTTATCTCGCCATTTTCCGCGATGAGGCGGAGCGCACCCTCGCGCTGATGCCGGCGAGCCAGGGAGTGACGATCTGGCCGCGAACCGGCCCGTCCGCGTCGGCCCTCGTCGACCCCTTCCTCTTGCCCCTGAGCGACGATTCGCTCGACCGGGTCATCATCGTGCATGCGCTCGAGGTCTGCGGCAATCCGCGCGAGCTGCTTTCGGAGATCTGGCAGACATTGAAGCCGGGCGGGCGCATCATCGTGATCGCTCCCAACCGGCGCGGCCTTTGGGCGCGGCTCGACACGACGCCGTTCGGCCAGGGCCAGCCTTTCAGCCGGGCGCAGCTCACCGGCCTCTTGCGGGAGGCGTTGTTCACCCCTGAATTGTGGACGGAGGCGCTGTTCGTGCCTCCGCTCAACCGCGCTCTGGTGTTGCGCTCGGCCGTCGCCTTCGAGCGCACCGGGCATGCGCTGTCCTTGCCTTTCGCCGGAATCCACCTGATCGAGGCGGTCAAGCAGGTCTATCGGGTTCTTCCGGTGTCACCGGCCCGGAAAAGCCGGGCGCGCCTCGTGCCGACCTTGGCGCCCACTCGGGTGAGCACCGGTTGA
- a CDS encoding glucans biosynthesis protein — protein MLNRRHILQAMAASALAAGRAQAAPASLEFGPAMPFSHEALKQRAKALAAKPYESPARPDPQTVQKIDYDAHGKLRFRYDYALWGETGGAYPVTFQHVGKYFPKTVRMYAVAKGEAEQRDAREIRYSQSYFTVAPTSPAAALPKDASAFAGLWIMEARDGPDWKLLEPWITFLGASYFRAVGELGQVGMSARGVALTPGGPGPEEFPDFVAHWIEPAATDADPVILHSLLDSPSLTGAYRFALHRGKGVVMEIEADLNLRAPVERLGIAPLTSMYWYSETAKPTAIDWRPEVHDSDGLALWTRAGEHIWRPLNNPPRTTLSSFFDENPRGFGLLQRDRVFDHYQDGVKYQKRPSTWVEPLGDWGAGAVQLLEFPTDDEIHDNIVASWVPRQPTSAGQILSFAYRLHWLADEPFPTPLARVVATRLGRGGQPGQPRPKGVRKFLIEFEGAPLRDLPYGVKPEPVLSTSRGSFGSYQFTESVPDDVPGHWRTQFDLIVEGPDPVELRCYLKLGDKTLSETWAYQYHPF, from the coding sequence ATGCTGAATCGCAGGCATATCTTGCAGGCCATGGCGGCGTCCGCGCTCGCCGCCGGCCGGGCGCAGGCAGCGCCAGCCAGCCTCGAATTCGGGCCGGCCATGCCGTTTTCGCACGAGGCGCTCAAGCAGCGCGCCAAGGCGCTGGCGGCCAAACCCTATGAGTCGCCGGCGCGGCCCGATCCGCAGACCGTGCAGAAGATCGATTACGATGCGCATGGCAAGCTGCGCTTCCGCTACGATTATGCGCTGTGGGGCGAAACTGGAGGGGCCTATCCGGTCACCTTCCAGCATGTCGGCAAATATTTCCCGAAGACGGTGCGGATGTATGCGGTCGCCAAGGGCGAAGCAGAACAGCGCGACGCCCGCGAGATCCGCTACAGCCAGAGCTATTTCACGGTCGCGCCGACGAGCCCCGCCGCCGCCCTGCCGAAAGACGCCTCGGCCTTCGCGGGCCTATGGATCATGGAAGCGCGCGACGGCCCCGATTGGAAGCTGCTCGAGCCCTGGATCACCTTTCTCGGCGCCTCGTATTTCCGTGCCGTGGGCGAGCTCGGCCAGGTCGGAATGTCGGCGCGCGGCGTCGCGCTCACGCCAGGCGGGCCGGGACCGGAAGAGTTCCCGGATTTCGTGGCCCATTGGATCGAGCCGGCGGCGACCGATGCCGATCCGGTCATCCTGCATTCGCTCCTCGATTCGCCGAGCCTGACGGGCGCCTATCGATTTGCGCTGCATCGAGGCAAGGGCGTGGTGATGGAGATCGAGGCCGATCTCAACCTGCGCGCCCCGGTGGAGCGCCTCGGCATCGCGCCGCTCACCTCGATGTACTGGTATTCCGAGACCGCGAAGCCGACCGCCATCGATTGGCGGCCCGAAGTGCATGATTCGGATGGCCTCGCGCTGTGGACACGCGCCGGGGAGCATATCTGGCGGCCCCTCAACAACCCGCCGCGCACCACTTTGTCGAGCTTCTTCGACGAAAATCCGCGCGGTTTCGGCCTGCTGCAGCGCGACCGCGTCTTCGATCACTACCAGGATGGCGTGAAATACCAGAAGCGCCCATCGACCTGGGTCGAGCCGCTTGGCGATTGGGGAGCGGGCGCCGTGCAACTCCTCGAATTCCCGACCGATGACGAGATCCACGACAATATCGTGGCGAGCTGGGTGCCGAGGCAGCCGACCTCGGCCGGCCAGATCCTGTCCTTCGCTTATCGTCTGCATTGGCTCGCCGACGAGCCCTTCCCGACACCGCTGGCGCGCGTCGTCGCCACGCGGCTCGGACGTGGCGGCCAGCCGGGCCAGCCGCGCCCCAAGGGCGTGCGCAAATTCCTGATCGAGTTCGAAGGCGCGCCCTTGCGCGACCTGCCCTATGGGGTGAAGCCGGAGCCGGTGCTCTCCACCTCACGTGGCAGCTTCGGCTCGTATCAATTCACCGAATCCGTGCCCGACGATGTGCCGGGCCATTGGCGCACCCAGTTCGACCTGATCGTCGAGGGGCCGGACCCGGTCGAGCTGCGCTGCTATCTGAAGCTCGGCGACAAGACGTTGTCGGAAACCTGGGCCTATCAGTATCATCCGTTCTGA
- a CDS encoding L,D-peptidoglycan transpeptidase YkuD, ErfK/YbiS/YcfS/YnhG family: MRMRHAPSLKRLILDRVTVQWVPGTPHRGRLWAGGVMFACALGRSGIRQIKRERDGATPVGRYRGLAGFWRADRLMRPRGFLPLAPIAEAAGWCDDPGDRNYNKPVLLPYPAGAENMRRQDGLYDIVVDLAWNRGPIRKGRGSAIFLHVAAADYGPTEGCIALSRTDLRKLLARIGPRTVFEVRR; the protein is encoded by the coding sequence ATGCGCATGCGTCACGCCCCCTCGCTGAAGCGGCTCATCCTCGATCGGGTCACGGTGCAATGGGTGCCGGGAACGCCTCATAGAGGCCGGCTCTGGGCGGGCGGCGTGATGTTTGCCTGCGCGCTCGGACGCTCGGGAATTCGCCAGATCAAGCGCGAGAGGGACGGGGCGACCCCGGTCGGACGCTATCGCGGCCTCGCCGGCTTCTGGCGCGCCGACCGCCTGATGCGCCCGCGCGGTTTTCTGCCTCTCGCCCCGATCGCAGAGGCGGCCGGCTGGTGCGACGACCCAGGCGACCGCAATTACAACAAGCCGGTGCTGCTGCCATATCCGGCAGGCGCCGAGAATATGCGCCGCCAGGACGGGCTCTACGACATCGTCGTCGATCTCGCCTGGAATCGCGGACCGATCCGCAAGGGCCGCGGCAGCGCCATCTTCCTGCATGTCGCGGCCGCGGATTACGGCCCGACGGAGGGCTGCATCGCGCTGTCGCGGACCGATCTGCGCAAGCTTCTGGCCCGTATCGGCCCGCGCACCGTGTTCGAGGTGCGGCGTTGA